One stretch of Planctomycetota bacterium DNA includes these proteins:
- the rplL gene encoding 50S ribosomal protein L7/L12 has protein sequence MDNVKTLKDEEKSQLLLEVISNSSVSWLKDFVKSFEDKFGVSAAMPVMAAAGPAAAAGAGEAEKKEEKSSFDIILQDAGANKIQVIKVIRAITNLGLKEAKTLTDTPPQPVKTGVPKEEAEKILKELAAAGAKVELK, from the coding sequence ATGGATAATGTCAAGACCCTGAAGGATGAGGAAAAAAGCCAGTTATTGTTGGAGGTCATCAGCAATTCGAGCGTGAGCTGGCTCAAGGATTTCGTCAAGTCATTCGAGGACAAATTTGGCGTGAGCGCAGCTATGCCTGTGATGGCCGCAGCCGGTCCGGCCGCAGCCGCCGGGGCAGGCGAAGCCGAGAAGAAGGAGGAGAAGAGTTCATTTGATATTATCCTCCAGGATGCCGGCGCAAATAAGATTCAGGTAATTAAGGTAATTCGCGCCATCACCAATCTCGGTCTGAAAGAGGCCAAGACCTTGACCGATACGCCGCCGCAACCTGTCAAAACTGGAGTGCCCAAGGAAGAGGCAGAGAAAATCCTCAAGGAACTTGCCGCGGCCGGCGCCAAGGTAGAACTTAAGTAA